One Arthrobacter sp. zg-Y1110 DNA segment encodes these proteins:
- a CDS encoding APC family permease, whose translation MSGGAAVPSKGLKNGSLGLWGSFTIGLSSAAPAYSLAATLGLLVLAVGAQAPAALLLAFLPMLFTAIAYNELNKDDPDCGTTFTWVSKALGRRTGWMGGWALAISGVVVLANLAAVAGEYLWHLINPGLAGNSLLVTLTGVGFIALMTWLNMRGIIIGERMQRVMIIIQYAALVLFAGMAVFRLAAGRAADFTAVDLQWFNPFAGDGLQSMTYAVLLALFIYWGWDSCLALNEETRDPARTPGRAALLASVALLVTYVGISVLVMMFAGIGEDGLGLANAEHADDVLYAVSEAVMGPWAPVIVVAVLVSAVSSTQTTILPTARGTLAMAVHGALPARFAAVHARHRTPVFSTVLMGIVASAYYLGMSLVSENFLADSIASLGLFIAFYYGITAYACVWRFRRTLTSGIRNLFMRGIFPLAGALSMTAAFLISAVDMLNPEYGSTVMFGVGGAFVIGIGALMLGAVLMTLWYRHRGAEEPDSVLPDPVPAGTAN comes from the coding sequence GTGAGCGGAGGTGCAGCTGTTCCTTCCAAGGGCCTGAAAAACGGCAGTCTCGGCCTGTGGGGCAGCTTTACCATCGGCCTGTCATCCGCCGCTCCGGCGTACTCCCTGGCAGCCACCCTCGGCCTGCTGGTCCTTGCAGTCGGAGCCCAGGCGCCGGCGGCCCTGCTGCTCGCCTTCCTTCCGATGCTCTTCACGGCCATCGCCTACAACGAGCTGAACAAGGATGATCCGGACTGCGGGACCACGTTCACCTGGGTGTCCAAAGCCCTCGGTCGCCGCACCGGCTGGATGGGCGGGTGGGCCCTTGCCATATCGGGGGTGGTGGTCCTTGCCAACCTGGCAGCGGTCGCCGGTGAATACCTCTGGCACCTGATCAACCCCGGGCTTGCAGGGAATAGCTTGCTCGTCACCCTTACCGGCGTCGGTTTCATCGCCCTGATGACGTGGCTGAACATGCGCGGGATCATCATCGGTGAGCGGATGCAGCGCGTGATGATCATCATCCAGTACGCCGCCCTGGTCCTGTTTGCCGGCATGGCCGTCTTCCGGCTCGCTGCCGGCCGGGCGGCCGACTTCACCGCGGTGGACCTGCAGTGGTTCAACCCCTTCGCAGGAGACGGCCTGCAGTCCATGACGTACGCCGTCCTGCTGGCCCTGTTCATCTACTGGGGATGGGATTCCTGCCTCGCCCTGAATGAAGAGACCCGGGATCCTGCCAGGACTCCCGGCCGCGCCGCGCTGCTCGCCTCCGTGGCCCTGCTGGTCACCTACGTCGGAATCAGCGTCCTGGTCATGATGTTCGCGGGCATCGGGGAAGACGGGCTGGGCCTGGCCAACGCCGAGCACGCCGACGACGTCCTGTACGCAGTCAGTGAAGCAGTCATGGGCCCATGGGCTCCGGTCATCGTCGTGGCGGTGCTTGTCTCGGCAGTCTCTTCCACGCAGACCACCATCCTGCCTACTGCCCGCGGGACCCTGGCCATGGCCGTTCACGGCGCCCTGCCGGCACGCTTTGCGGCAGTGCACGCCAGGCACCGGACACCGGTCTTCTCCACCGTCCTGATGGGGATTGTCGCCTCCGCCTACTACCTCGGCATGAGCCTGGTGAGCGAGAACTTCCTGGCGGACTCCATCGCCTCCCTGGGGCTGTTCATCGCCTTCTACTACGGGATCACCGCCTACGCCTGCGTCTGGCGTTTCCGCCGGACCCTGACATCGGGCATCCGGAACCTGTTCATGCGCGGAATCTTCCCGCTGGCCGGTGCCTTGTCGATGACCGCAGCGTTCCTCATTTCGGCAGTGGACATGCTCAACCCCGAATACGGGTCCACCGTCATGTTCGGTGTCGGAGGAGCATTTGTGATCGGTATCGGCGCGCTCATGCTCGGAGCCGTGCTGATGACACTCTGGTACCGCCACCGCGGTGCTGAAGAGCCGGACAGTGTCCTTCCCGACCCTGTACCGGCCGGCACGGCAAACTAG
- a CDS encoding RtcB family protein, with protein sequence MFPVELRGTARPVHMWANEHEVEPAALQQLRNIASLDWVHGVRVMPDVHLGKGATVGSVIAMKQAVSPSAVGVDIGCGVSAVKTSLTESDLDGMHALRLAVEAAIPVGFNSHEREVNLKRLGLEKGAQGFWAGFKDLHPGVQNLESRAHSQLGTLGGGNHFIEVCVDESGAVWLTLHSGSRNIGKSLAERHIDIAKSLTHNQGIVDKDLAVFLAGTPEMDAYRRDLWWAQDFAARSRSVMMALFKEAFSKHFATANVTFGEEINVHHNYVSEETIDGETMLVTRKGAIRAGKGDLALIPGSMGTGSYVVRGLGNDASFQSASHGAGRRMSRSAAKRAYTVDDLIAQTAGVESRKDQAIVDEIPGAYKDIHSVIDAQKDLVDVVQHLRTVLCVKG encoded by the coding sequence ATGTTCCCCGTCGAACTGCGCGGCACCGCGCGCCCGGTCCACATGTGGGCAAACGAGCACGAAGTCGAGCCGGCTGCCCTCCAGCAGCTGCGCAACATCGCGTCCCTGGACTGGGTCCACGGCGTGCGTGTCATGCCTGACGTGCACCTCGGCAAGGGGGCTACGGTCGGCTCCGTCATCGCCATGAAGCAGGCGGTCTCCCCGTCCGCCGTCGGCGTCGACATCGGCTGCGGTGTCTCGGCCGTGAAGACGTCCCTGACCGAATCCGACCTGGACGGAATGCATGCGCTGCGCCTTGCCGTAGAGGCCGCCATCCCGGTTGGTTTCAACAGCCACGAACGGGAAGTCAACCTGAAGCGCCTGGGCCTGGAGAAGGGCGCACAGGGCTTCTGGGCCGGCTTCAAGGACCTGCACCCGGGCGTCCAGAACCTCGAGTCCCGCGCGCATTCACAGCTGGGCACCCTCGGAGGCGGAAACCACTTCATCGAGGTCTGCGTGGACGAATCAGGCGCCGTCTGGCTTACCCTCCACAGCGGATCGCGCAACATCGGCAAGTCCCTGGCCGAGCGCCACATCGACATTGCCAAGTCACTGACCCACAACCAGGGGATCGTCGACAAGGACCTTGCCGTCTTCCTGGCCGGCACGCCGGAAATGGACGCCTACCGCCGCGACCTCTGGTGGGCCCAGGACTTCGCCGCCCGCTCCCGCTCGGTGATGATGGCCCTGTTCAAGGAAGCGTTCTCCAAGCACTTCGCCACGGCCAACGTGACGTTCGGCGAGGAGATCAACGTCCACCACAACTACGTCTCCGAGGAGACCATCGACGGCGAGACGATGCTGGTCACCCGCAAGGGTGCCATCCGGGCAGGAAAGGGCGACCTGGCCCTGATCCCCGGCTCCATGGGCACCGGCTCCTACGTGGTCCGCGGCCTCGGCAACGATGCTTCCTTCCAGTCCGCCTCCCACGGAGCCGGGCGCCGGATGAGCCGCAGCGCAGCAAAGCGCGCCTACACGGTCGATGACCTCATCGCCCAGACGGCCGGTGTCGAATCCCGCAAGGACCAGGCGATCGTGGACGAGATCCCCGGCGCGTACAAGGACATCCACTCCGTCATCGACGCGCAGAAGGACCTTGTCGACGTCGTCCAGCACCTGCGGACCGTCCTCTGCGTGAAGGGGTAG
- a CDS encoding tRNA-dihydrouridine synthase, with the protein MDASAFAGMKVARESNGRFASQHHEEPAVSLKAPRKHSGRRKSGAVILGVTALLASAVLTGCSPSGDVIDADYAKVCQEKTTEKRVEDDKCSEEGRSSGYAGWYFFPMGSSSSGKSHSIPAVGSKLTGGSTSIPDKATSKSGVSDKGSSKVTRGGFGGGAKGGGGHGG; encoded by the coding sequence ATGGACGCAAGCGCCTTCGCCGGCATGAAAGTCGCGCGGGAATCAAACGGCAGGTTCGCCAGTCAGCACCACGAAGAGCCGGCCGTATCCCTGAAAGCACCCCGGAAGCATTCCGGCCGCCGCAAGAGCGGTGCCGTGATCCTGGGCGTGACTGCACTACTGGCAAGCGCCGTCCTCACCGGCTGCAGCCCCTCGGGAGACGTCATCGACGCCGACTACGCCAAGGTCTGCCAGGAGAAGACGACAGAGAAGCGCGTCGAAGACGACAAGTGCAGCGAGGAAGGGCGCTCCTCCGGATACGCCGGCTGGTACTTCTTCCCGATGGGCTCCTCCAGCTCCGGCAAGAGCCATTCCATCCCGGCCGTCGGATCCAAGCTGACCGGCGGATCCACAAGCATCCCGGACAAAGCCACCTCCAAGTCCGGAGTCAGCGACAAGGGATCCAGCAAAGTGACCCGCGGCGGCTTCGGCGGCGGAGCAAAGGGCGGCGGCGGCCACGGCGGATAG
- a CDS encoding DUF3592 domain-containing protein yields the protein MTTPDPNKPTAPDASQTVNESSESRRGRRPSSPSLKRALIVLGCGVVLTGAGAVPLAGEISTAIADSPSVKATIVDVRYETPGADGREEAAENAKAPEAAKAEEPAADDAPLECSPVAAFEVDGQGYNASSNDFSTDCDWSIGQEVKVAYDPENPVEARIVTEEFNPATTIAPGIGAAVFIGGLFMTLSGLRKRRS from the coding sequence ATGACCACTCCCGACCCGAACAAGCCCACCGCCCCCGATGCCTCGCAGACCGTCAACGAGTCTTCGGAGAGCCGCCGCGGCCGCCGTCCGAGTTCCCCCTCACTGAAGCGGGCCCTGATCGTCCTTGGCTGCGGCGTCGTCCTGACCGGGGCCGGAGCGGTCCCCCTGGCAGGAGAGATCTCCACCGCCATTGCAGACAGCCCCAGCGTCAAGGCAACCATCGTCGACGTCAGGTACGAAACCCCCGGAGCCGACGGCCGGGAAGAAGCCGCCGAGAATGCGAAAGCCCCGGAAGCCGCAAAGGCCGAGGAACCTGCAGCCGACGATGCACCGCTTGAGTGCTCTCCGGTTGCCGCCTTCGAGGTTGACGGCCAGGGCTACAACGCAAGCTCCAACGATTTCTCCACCGACTGTGACTGGAGCATCGGGCAGGAAGTGAAGGTCGCATACGACCCGGAGAACCCCGTCGAGGCCAGGATCGTCACTGAAGAGTTCAACCCTGCCACGACCATCGCTCCCGGCATCGGAGCTGCCGTCTTCATCGGCGGGCTGTTCATGACCCTCTCAGGCCTCCGGAAACGCAGGAGCTAG
- a CDS encoding glutathionylspermidine synthase family protein, which yields MKRIPSTPRPDWRRKTESQGLIFSTAVREDGSLTEYWHEAAYYRFDMPEIEMLEEVTEELHDMCLEAARYLATGALGDLGIGEEALALAARSLELDEPAIYGRFDFVYDGVNPPKMLEYNADTPTGLIEASIAQWYWLQDVMPEKDQWNGIHEALVEAWRKRRETAVNPLLHVAHAEVETSGEDWMTAAYMLDVAKQGDWNVEGINMSDIGWDYETSTFVDLDGEQIHNIFKLYPWEMMIKEDFGYNILKNPSAVNWFEPAWKMLLSTKALLAALWHLYPDHPNLLPAYMDSPRDMTEWVAKPLHGREGDNIIIHADGIDISQPGDYGSEGWCFQQYHALPDFDGNRPVLGSWVVDGESVGVGIRESDGPVTDYYCRFVPNVIDSPAPVQ from the coding sequence ATGAAGCGCATCCCATCCACACCCAGGCCGGACTGGCGCCGGAAGACCGAGTCCCAGGGGCTCATTTTCTCCACCGCAGTCCGCGAAGACGGCAGCCTGACCGAATACTGGCACGAAGCCGCCTACTACCGGTTCGACATGCCTGAGATTGAAATGCTCGAGGAGGTCACCGAAGAGCTGCACGACATGTGCCTGGAAGCAGCGCGCTACCTGGCCACCGGTGCGCTGGGGGACCTCGGCATCGGTGAAGAGGCACTCGCCCTGGCTGCGCGTTCCCTTGAGCTGGATGAGCCGGCCATCTACGGCCGCTTCGACTTCGTCTACGACGGCGTGAACCCGCCCAAGATGCTCGAATACAACGCAGACACCCCCACCGGGCTGATCGAAGCGTCCATCGCACAGTGGTACTGGCTGCAGGACGTCATGCCCGAAAAGGACCAGTGGAACGGCATCCACGAGGCACTCGTCGAAGCCTGGAGGAAACGCCGCGAAACGGCAGTGAACCCCCTCCTGCATGTGGCCCATGCCGAGGTGGAAACCTCCGGTGAGGACTGGATGACCGCGGCCTACATGCTCGACGTCGCCAAGCAGGGGGACTGGAACGTTGAGGGCATCAACATGTCCGACATCGGCTGGGACTATGAAACCAGTACGTTCGTGGATCTGGACGGAGAGCAGATCCACAACATCTTCAAGCTCTACCCGTGGGAAATGATGATCAAGGAGGACTTCGGGTACAACATCCTGAAGAACCCTTCAGCTGTGAACTGGTTCGAGCCGGCATGGAAGATGCTGCTCTCCACCAAGGCACTCCTGGCCGCCCTGTGGCACCTGTACCCTGACCACCCGAACCTGCTGCCGGCCTACATGGACTCGCCCCGCGACATGACCGAATGGGTTGCCAAGCCGCTGCACGGGCGCGAAGGCGACAACATCATCATCCACGCCGATGGCATCGACATCAGCCAGCCCGGTGACTACGGCTCCGAAGGATGGTGCTTCCAGCAGTACCACGCGCTGCCTGACTTCGACGGCAACCGTCCTGTCCTGGGTTCCTGGGTTGTCGACGGAGAATCCGTAGGCGTCGGCATCCGCGAATCCGACGGCCCCGTCACCGACTACTACTGCCGTTTCGTCCCGAACGTCATCGACTCCCCGGCGCCGGTCCAGTGA
- a CDS encoding DUF3592 domain-containing protein: MNPPGWYPSPERAGHMQYWDGIEWTPHMKSIADLPQTQAPPSPYYSAGHSTMEVAPPDFRRDRAGKMQGLSAAVFMIVFGLIFIGIGSLPLGLAVRDAFSDDPTIEGTVVDVSYHESRSSTGSRSTSVTCAPISRFILDGKEYTVSSNIYSGPCKWNVGQPIELIYDPAHPQNARAKSTGFNVAAAIFPVIGAVVAGLGVRNGLRELKSRRQARERASTGNW; this comes from the coding sequence TTGAATCCTCCCGGATGGTATCCGTCCCCCGAGCGTGCCGGACACATGCAGTACTGGGACGGCATCGAATGGACACCCCACATGAAGTCCATAGCCGACCTGCCGCAGACACAGGCACCGCCGTCCCCGTATTACTCCGCCGGCCACAGCACCATGGAAGTTGCACCTCCGGACTTCCGCAGGGACCGGGCCGGGAAAATGCAGGGCCTGTCGGCGGCCGTATTCATGATCGTCTTCGGCCTGATCTTCATTGGCATCGGATCGCTCCCGCTGGGTCTGGCGGTCCGTGACGCCTTCTCCGACGACCCCACCATAGAGGGGACCGTAGTCGACGTCAGCTATCACGAATCCCGTTCCTCCACCGGGAGCCGTTCCACCAGTGTCACCTGCGCCCCGATCAGCAGGTTCATCCTGGACGGCAAGGAGTACACGGTGAGCTCGAACATCTACTCCGGACCCTGCAAATGGAATGTCGGCCAGCCTATCGAGCTGATCTACGACCCGGCCCATCCGCAGAATGCCCGCGCAAAATCCACCGGATTCAACGTTGCCGCAGCGATCTTCCCCGTCATCGGCGCCGTAGTTGCCGGCCTGGGCGTAAGGAACGGCCTCCGCGAACTCAAGTCCCGCCGCCAAGCCCGGGAGCGGGCTTCAACCGGCAACTGGTAA